In Gadus chalcogrammus isolate NIFS_2021 chromosome 11, NIFS_Gcha_1.0, whole genome shotgun sequence, a single window of DNA contains:
- the LOC130391608 gene encoding C-type lectin domain family 12 member B-like isoform X4, whose protein sequence is MQQTESDYINAPSSSSNDEDARETEKSSCVSALGVCRVVGVSLGLLCVLQATLNISLRLHKTSEDFSFGRNCAANATTDWAVNDLASMRFHLISQRQMLQRAHDNLEAKFRDCSLPLGDRICRPDVEIYIQKKDFYNMVVRERDELKDQISRQRNVVMELQRQRNRLLMHISKLDPSIPSCPPEWTSEQSSCYLLSSSKGTWDSARQDCLVRGAHLVTVNSQQEQKLILTIGFLVDRVWIGLLQSRAGELDTVWEDGSAMERGDDEENHFSELRNRRMRTCAYLDQKEMEINALRSTFCGNMNHWLCEKKPVLNKG, encoded by the exons ATGCAGCAGACTGAGTCGGACTACATTAACGCCCCTTCCTCTTCATCAAATGATGAAGATGCAAGGGAAACTGAGAAATCGAGCTGTGTTTCTG CATTGGGAGTTTGCAGAGTGGTTGGTGTAAGTTTGGGTCTTCTCTGCGTTCTACAAGCCACCCTCAACATTTCACTGCGCCTTCATAAAACCT CCGAGGATTTCAGCTTCGGCCGTAACTGTGCTGCCAACGCCACTACGGATTGGGCCGTCAACGACTTGGCTTCAATGAGATTTCACTTGATAAGTCAGAGGCAGATGCTACAAAGAGCACACGACAATCTAGAGGCCAAGTTCAGAGACTGCAGCCTGCCTCTGGGCGATCGGATCTGCCGCCCAGATGTGGAGATCTACATCCAAAAAAAGGATTTCTACAACATGGTGGTCCGAGAAAGAGATGAACTCAAGGACCAGATCTCCCGCCAGAGAAATGTGGTAATGGAACTCCAGCGGCAGAGAAACAGGCTGCTAATGCACATTTCCAAACTGG ACCCAAGCATCCCAAGCTGTCCACCAGAATGGACCTCAGAGCAGTCCAGCTGTTACTTGCTCTCCTCCAGTAAAGGCACCTGGGACTCGGCCCGTCAAGACTGTCTGGTTCGAGGAGCACATCTGGTGACTGTGAACAGCCAGCAAgagcag AAGCTGATCCTTACGATTGGATTTTTAGTAGATAGAGTTTGGATCGGCCTGCTGCAATCAAGGGCTGGAGAATTGGACACTGTTTGGGAAGATGGGTCGGCGATGGAAAGAGG GGATGACGAAGAAAACCATTTTTCGGAGTTACGCAATCGCAGGATGAGGACCTGCGCATACTTGGACCAAAAGGAGATGGAAATAAATGCCTTGAGAAGCACCTTCTGTGGGAATATGAACCACTGGCTTTGTGAGAAAAAACCTGTCCTAAATAAAGGTTAA
- the LOC130391608 gene encoding C-type lectin domain family 4 member G-like isoform X3: protein MQQTESDYINAPSSSSNDEDARETEKSSCVSALGVCRVVGISLGLLCVLQATLNISLRLHKTSEDFSFGRNCAANATTDWAVKDLVSMRFHLISQRQMLQRAHDNLEAKFRDCSLALGDRICRPDVEIYIQKKDFYNMVVRERDELKDQISRQRNVGMELQRQRNRLLMHISKLDPSIPSCPPEWTSEQSSCYLLSSSKGTWDSARQDCLVRGAHLVTVNSQQEQKLILTIGFLVDRVWIGLLQSRAGELDTVWEDGSAMERGDDEENHFSELRNRRMRTCAYLDQKEMEINALRSTFCGNMNHWLCEKKPVLNKG from the exons ATGCAGCAGACTGAGTCGGACTACATTAACGCCCCTTCCTCTTCATCAAATGATGAAGATGCAAGGGAAACTGAGAAATCGAGCTGTGTTTCTG CATTGGGAGTTTGCAGAGTGGTTGGTATAAGTTTGGGTCTTCTCTGCGTTCTACAAGCCACCCTCAACATTTCACTGCGCCTTCATAAAACct CCGAGGATTTCAGCTTCGGCCGTAACTGTGCTGCCAACGCCACTACGGATTGGGCCGTCAAAGACTTGGTTTCAATGAGATTTCACTTGATAAGTCAGAGGCAGATGCTACAAAGAGCACACGACAATCTAGAGGCCAAGTTCAGAGACTGCAGCCTGGCTCTGGGCGATCGGATCTGCCGCCCAGATGTGGAGATCTACATCCAAAAAAAGGATTTCTACAACATGGTGGTCCGAGAAAGAGATGAACTCAAGGACCAGATCTCCCGCCAGAGAAATGTGGGAATGGAACTCCAGCGGCAGAGAAACAGGCTGCTCATGCACATTTCCAAACTGG ACCCAAGCATCCCAAGCTGTCCACCAGAATGGACCTCAGAGCAGTCCAGCTGTTACTTGCTCTCCTCCAGTAAAGGCACCTGGGACTCGGCCCGTCAAGACTGTCTGGTTCGAGGAGCACATCTGGTGACTGTGAACAGCCAGCAAgagcag AAGCTGATCCTTACGATTGGATTTTTAGTAGATAGAGTTTGGATCGGCCTGCTGCAATCAAGGGCTGGAGAATTGGACACTGTTTGGGAAGATGGGTCGGCGATGGAAAGAGG GGATGACGAAGAAAACCATTTTTCGGAGTTACGCAATCGCAGGATGAGGACCTGCGCATACTTGGACCAAAAGGAGATGGAAATAAATGCCTTGAGAAGCACCTTCTGTGGGAATATGAACCACTGGCTTTGTGAGAAAAAACCTGTCCTAAATAAAGGTTAA
- the LOC130391731 gene encoding 4-galactosyl-N-acetylglucosaminide 3-alpha-L-fucosyltransferase 9-like yields MTWSRSVLAAVLILGCTTYVYFLYIQPSVFNCSSDGRLFANYTSVVREQTPKKPLLLIWAIPLNIKFDFNDCKKYYNISSCDLTYNRSLYQQADAVMFYQKNIRSVAHMPQESRPQRQKWIWYNVESPSNTLKLPGINNIFNLTLSYRRDADIIARYDVVIKDEPDDHFVLPKKDRLVCWMVSNMWSAGSRVRTAYYKELTKHIKVDVFGLGFSVPLPAERYYPTMQSCKFYLAFENSAHKDYITEKMNGPLSSGTVPIVLGMPRDNYEEFMPGDSFIHVNDFPDAKAMAQYLLELDKNDDKYMKYFAWRRFYTATPHLLTIKNEFTQPTCLACDHISRDNRYSVVHNLYGWYHSSR; encoded by the coding sequence ATGACGTGGTCACGAAGTGTCTTGGCAGCTGTTCTCATACTGGGGTGCACCACTTATGTGTACTTTCTTTACATTCAACCCTCCGTGTTCAACTGCTCATCGGACGGACGTCTATTTGCAAACTACACCAGTGTAGTGAGAGAACAGACTCCTAAGAAGCCCCTGCTGTTAATCTGGGCCATACCTTTGAATATCAAATTTGACTTCAATGATTGCAAGAAATATTATAATATCTCAAGCTGTGATCTGACATACAACAGATCCTTATACCAGCAGGCGGACGCGGTCATGTTCTATCAGAAGAATATACGCAGTGTGGCCCACATGCCACAAGAATCCCGCCCACAACGACAGAAGTGGATCTGGTACAACGTGGAGTCGCCATCAAACACACTCAAGCTCCCaggaataaataatatattcaaCCTGACGTTGAGTTATAGAAGAGATGCTGACATCATTGCGCGGTATGACGTTGTGATAAAGGATGAACCAGATGACCACTTTGTTTTGCCCAAGAAGGACAGACTGGTGTGCTGGATGGTTAGTAACATGTGGTCTGCTGGTTCGAGGGTCAGAACAGCATACTACAAAGAGCTCACCAAGCATATCAAAGTGGATGTCTTTGGTCTTGGGTTTTCTGTGCCACTGCCAGCGGAACGTTATTACCCGACAATGCAGAGTTGCAAGTTTTACTTGGCTTTTGAGAACTCTGCCCACAAAGACTACATAACAGAGAAGATGAACGGACCCTTGTCTTCGGGAACTGTGCCAATCGTTTTGGGGATGCCTAGAGACAATTATGAAGAGTTCATGCCGGGTGATTCTTTCATTCATGTCAATGACTTTCCCGATGCCAAGGCGATGGCCCAATACCTGCTCGAGTTGGACAAGAACGACGATAAGTACATGAAGTACTTTGCTTGGAGGCGGTTTTACACCGCCACGCCGCATCTTCTGACCATTAAAAACGAGTTCACGCAACCCACCTGCTTGGCCTGTGACCACATATCGAGGGACAATCGATATAGCGTTGTTCATAATCTGTATGGGTGGTACCATTCAAGCAGATGA
- the LOC130391610 gene encoding ELL-associated factor 1-like isoform X1, with product MNGTTNPLLDKEEHVLKLGESFEKKPKSSFHTIRYDFKPASIDTSCEGELQVGKGDEVTITLPHIPGSTPPMTVFKGNKRPYQKDCVLIINHDTGEFVLEKLISSIQVKKTRAEGSSKIQARIEQQSVRSNQPSSQFRAPTKPGAGVKTSPSPSKDNPSPEPQLDDIKRELRAEVEVIEQMSSSGSSSSSDSASGDDSSSSDGEHDTQPPSAPLPQPPPHPHASPNPNPLANGAPDRQQGTNQLMSTLRNDLQLSESGSDSDDD from the exons ATGAACGGAACTACAAATCCGCTTTTGGATAAAGAGGAGCATGTGTTGAAGCTTGGAGAGAGCTTTGAGAAGAAGCCCAAATCGTCCTTCCATACAATCAGAT ACGATTTCAAACCAGCTTCTATCGACACCAGCTGCGAGGGAGAATTGCAGGTCGGAAAGGGGGATGAAGTTACCATAACGTTGCCACATATTCCA GGCTCCACACCCCCCATGACGGTGTTCAAAGGGAACAAGCGGCCCTACCAGAAGGACTGTGTCCTCATCATCAACCACGACACGGGGGAGTTTGTGCTGGAGAAGCTCATCAGTAGCATCCAGGTCAAGAAAACCAG GGCAGAGGGCAGCAGTAAGATACAGGCCCGTATTGAGCAGCAGTCGGTGCGGTCCAACCAGCCCAGCTCCCAGTTCCGGGCCCCCACCAAGCCTGGGGCTGGAGTTaagacctccccctccccctctaagGACAACCCCTCTCCAGAGCCCCAGCTGGATGACATCAAGAGAG AGCTGCGTGCGGAGGTGGAGGTCATCGAGCAAATGAGCAGCAGTGGCAGCAGTTCCTCGTCGGACTCGGCCAGCGGCGACGACAGCTCCAGCAGTGACGGTGAACACGACACACAACCTCCGTCCGCGCCATTACCACAGCCACCGCCCCACCCCCACGCCTCCCCCAACCCAAACCCGCTGGCCAACGGGGCCCCTGACCGGCAGCAGGGCACCAACCAGCTCATGAGCACACTCC GAAATGATCTGCAGCTCAGTGAATCAGGCAGCGACAGCGATGATGATTGA
- the LOC130391610 gene encoding ELL-associated factor 1-like isoform X2 has product MNGTTNPLLDKEEHVLKLGESFEKKPKSSFHTIRYDFKPASIDTSCEGELQVGKGDEVTITLPHIPGSTPPMTVFKGNKRPYQKDCVLIINHDTGEFVLEKLISSIQVKKTRAEGSSKIQARIEQQSVRSNQPSSQFRAPTKPGAGVKTSPSPSKDNPSPEPQLDDIKRELRAEVEVIEQMSSSGSSSSSDSASGDDSSSSDGNDLQLSESGSDSDDD; this is encoded by the exons ATGAACGGAACTACAAATCCGCTTTTGGATAAAGAGGAGCATGTGTTGAAGCTTGGAGAGAGCTTTGAGAAGAAGCCCAAATCGTCCTTCCATACAATCAGAT ACGATTTCAAACCAGCTTCTATCGACACCAGCTGCGAGGGAGAATTGCAGGTCGGAAAGGGGGATGAAGTTACCATAACGTTGCCACATATTCCA GGCTCCACACCCCCCATGACGGTGTTCAAAGGGAACAAGCGGCCCTACCAGAAGGACTGTGTCCTCATCATCAACCACGACACGGGGGAGTTTGTGCTGGAGAAGCTCATCAGTAGCATCCAGGTCAAGAAAACCAG GGCAGAGGGCAGCAGTAAGATACAGGCCCGTATTGAGCAGCAGTCGGTGCGGTCCAACCAGCCCAGCTCCCAGTTCCGGGCCCCCACCAAGCCTGGGGCTGGAGTTaagacctccccctccccctctaagGACAACCCCTCTCCAGAGCCCCAGCTGGATGACATCAAGAGAG AGCTGCGTGCGGAGGTGGAGGTCATCGAGCAAATGAGCAGCAGTGGCAGCAGTTCCTCGTCGGACTCGGCCAGCGGCGACGACAGCTCCAGCAGTGACG GAAATGATCTGCAGCTCAGTGAATCAGGCAGCGACAGCGATGATGATTGA
- the LOC130391609 gene encoding tRNA N(3)-methylcytidine methyltransferase METTL6-like, which yields MESEIKCFTSDHVSTEEQSICDKPQDEINSNLDMSLSQAESHKLPIDKTLVSEFKQMKLEKEAQKNWDLFYKRNTTNFFKDRHWTTREFEELKSCRQFESQRLVLLEAGCGVGNCIFPLLEEDRNIFIYACDFSQRAVDFVKQHPLYCPERCKAFRCDLTQDDLRGEVPPASVDVVTLIFVLSAIHPEKMVRSLENIFRVLKPGGCVLFRDYGLNDHAMQRFKAANKLGQNFYVRQDGTRSFFFSKELLAELFEGRGFRSVANDYVFRETVNKKEGLCVQRVFLQSKFTKTHQTETSP from the exons ATGGAATCGGAAATAAAGTGTTTTACAAGCGATCATGTATCCACTGAAGAACAGTCTATTTGCGATAAACCCCAGGATGAGATCAACAGCAACTTAGACATGTCCCTGAGCCAAGCAGAGTCGCATAAGCTCCCCATTGACAAGACTCTGGTCTCAGAATTCAAGCAGATGAAATTAGAAAAGGAAGCACAGAAAAACTGGGACTTATTCTATAAAAGAAACACTACTAATTTCTTCAAGGACAGACATTGGACTACGCGGGAGTTTGAAGAACTGAAGTCGTGCAGACAG tttgAGTCTCAAAGGCTGGTGCTGTTGGAGGCTGGTTGTGGCGTAGGAAACTGCATTTTTCCTCTGCTGGAAGAGGATCGCAACATCTTTATATACGCCTGTGACTTCTCACAGAGAGCTGTGGACTTTGTCAAG CAACACCCCCTGTACTGCCCCGAGCGCTGCAAGGCCTTCCGGTGTGACCTCACCCAAGATGACCTACGGGGCGAAGTGCCGCCAGCCAGTGTGGATGTGGTCACCCTCATCTTCGTCCTTTCGGCCATCCACCCCGAAAAGATGGTGCGGTCCCTGGAGAACATTTTCCGG gtGTTGAAGCCAGGAGGCTGTGTGTTGTTCAGGGACTACGGACTCAACGACCACGCCATGCAGAGGTTCAAAGCCGCCAACAAGCTGGGGCAGAACTTCTATGTCCGGCAAGACGGCACCaggtccttcttcttctccaaaG AGCTCCTTGCTGAACTGTTTGAAGGGAGGGGCTTCCGCTCTGTGGCCAATGACTACGTCTTCAGAGAGACCGTGAACAAGAAGGAAGGCCTCTGTGTGCAGAGGGTGTTCCTACAGAGTAAATTTACCAAGACACACCAAACAGAGACTTCGCCCTGA
- the LOC130391608 gene encoding CD209 antigen-like isoform X1, producing MLLYSLVEVGAGYSLRIKMFKCGTSKCVLFMYMSMHVHDVYQTALGVCRVVGISLGLLCVLQATLNISLRLHKTSEDFSFGRNCAANATTDWAVKDLVSMRFHLISQRQMLQRAHDNLEAKFRDCSLALGDRICRPDVEIYIQKKDFYNMVVRERDELKDQISRQRNVGMELQRQRNRLLMHISKLDPSIPSCPPEWTSEQSSCYLLSSSKGTWDSARQDCLVRGAHLVTVNSQQEQKLILTIGFLVDRVWIGLLQSRAGELDTVWEDGSAMERGDDEENHFSELRNRRMRTCAYLDQKEMEINALRSTFCGNMNHWLCEKKPVLNKG from the exons ATGTTGCTTTACTCTTTGGTCGAAGTGGGGGCGGGGTATAGTTTGAGGATcaaaatgtttaaatgtggcACATCAAAATGTGTACTTTTCATGTATATGTCGATGCATGTGCATGACGTTTATCAAACAGCATTGGGAGTTTGCAGAGTGGTTGGTATAAGTTTGGGTCTTCTCTGCGTTCTACAAGCCACCCTCAACATTTCACTGCGCCTTCATAAAACct CCGAGGATTTCAGCTTCGGCCGTAACTGTGCTGCCAACGCCACTACGGATTGGGCCGTCAAAGACTTGGTTTCAATGAGATTTCACTTGATAAGTCAGAGGCAGATGCTACAAAGAGCACACGACAATCTAGAGGCCAAGTTCAGAGACTGCAGCCTGGCTCTGGGCGATCGGATCTGCCGCCCAGATGTGGAGATCTACATCCAAAAAAAGGATTTCTACAACATGGTGGTCCGAGAAAGAGATGAACTCAAGGACCAGATCTCCCGCCAGAGAAATGTGGGAATGGAACTCCAGCGGCAGAGAAACAGGCTGCTCATGCACATTTCCAAACTGG ACCCAAGCATCCCAAGCTGTCCACCAGAATGGACCTCAGAGCAGTCCAGCTGTTACTTGCTCTCCTCCAGTAAAGGCACCTGGGACTCGGCCCGTCAAGACTGTCTGGTTCGAGGAGCACATCTGGTGACTGTGAACAGCCAGCAAgagcag AAGCTGATCCTTACGATTGGATTTTTAGTAGATAGAGTTTGGATCGGCCTGCTGCAATCAAGGGCTGGAGAATTGGACACTGTTTGGGAAGATGGGTCGGCGATGGAAAGAGG GGATGACGAAGAAAACCATTTTTCGGAGTTACGCAATCGCAGGATGAGGACCTGCGCATACTTGGACCAAAAGGAGATGGAAATAAATGCCTTGAGAAGCACCTTCTGTGGGAATATGAACCACTGGCTTTGTGAGAAAAAACCTGTCCTAAATAAAGGTTAA
- the LOC130391608 gene encoding C-type lectin domain family 4 member G-like isoform X2 → MLLYSLVEVGAGYSLRIKMFKCGTSKCVLFMYMSMHVHDVYQTALGVCRVVGISLGLLCVLQATLNISLRLHKTSEDFSFGRNCAANATTDWAVKDLVSMRFHLISQRQMLQRAHDNLEAKFRDCSLALGDRICRPDVEIYIQKKDFYNMVVRERDELKDQISRQRNVGMELQRQRNRLLMHISKLDPSIPSCPPEWTSEQSSCYLLSSSKGTWDSARQDCLVRGAHLVTVNSQQEQLILTIGFLVDRVWIGLLQSRAGELDTVWEDGSAMERGDDEENHFSELRNRRMRTCAYLDQKEMEINALRSTFCGNMNHWLCEKKPVLNKG, encoded by the exons ATGTTGCTTTACTCTTTGGTCGAAGTGGGGGCGGGGTATAGTTTGAGGATcaaaatgtttaaatgtggcACATCAAAATGTGTACTTTTCATGTATATGTCGATGCATGTGCATGACGTTTATCAAACAGCATTGGGAGTTTGCAGAGTGGTTGGTATAAGTTTGGGTCTTCTCTGCGTTCTACAAGCCACCCTCAACATTTCACTGCGCCTTCATAAAACct CCGAGGATTTCAGCTTCGGCCGTAACTGTGCTGCCAACGCCACTACGGATTGGGCCGTCAAAGACTTGGTTTCAATGAGATTTCACTTGATAAGTCAGAGGCAGATGCTACAAAGAGCACACGACAATCTAGAGGCCAAGTTCAGAGACTGCAGCCTGGCTCTGGGCGATCGGATCTGCCGCCCAGATGTGGAGATCTACATCCAAAAAAAGGATTTCTACAACATGGTGGTCCGAGAAAGAGATGAACTCAAGGACCAGATCTCCCGCCAGAGAAATGTGGGAATGGAACTCCAGCGGCAGAGAAACAGGCTGCTCATGCACATTTCCAAACTGG ACCCAAGCATCCCAAGCTGTCCACCAGAATGGACCTCAGAGCAGTCCAGCTGTTACTTGCTCTCCTCCAGTAAAGGCACCTGGGACTCGGCCCGTCAAGACTGTCTGGTTCGAGGAGCACATCTGGTGACTGTGAACAGCCAGCAAgagcag CTGATCCTTACGATTGGATTTTTAGTAGATAGAGTTTGGATCGGCCTGCTGCAATCAAGGGCTGGAGAATTGGACACTGTTTGGGAAGATGGGTCGGCGATGGAAAGAGG GGATGACGAAGAAAACCATTTTTCGGAGTTACGCAATCGCAGGATGAGGACCTGCGCATACTTGGACCAAAAGGAGATGGAAATAAATGCCTTGAGAAGCACCTTCTGTGGGAATATGAACCACTGGCTTTGTGAGAAAAAACCTGTCCTAAATAAAGGTTAA